One genomic window of Psychrobacillus sp. INOP01 includes the following:
- a CDS encoding response regulator transcription factor, which translates to MTKIIIIDDHQLFREGVKRILDFEDSFEVIAEGDDGNDVLNLYEKHLPDVVLMDINMPTKNGVEATGELLEKFPEAKVIILSIHDDESYVSHALKTGALGYMLKEMDANAIVSAIKVVAKGGSYLHPKVTRNLVAEFRRLSERENKGNFHQTEIRRPFHLLTKRECEVLQLLTDGQSNRTIGETLFISEKTVKNHVSSILQKMNVNDRTQAVVTGIKNGWVEVR; encoded by the coding sequence ATGACAAAAATAATAATCATAGATGATCACCAACTATTTCGCGAGGGAGTAAAACGTATTTTAGATTTTGAAGACTCTTTCGAAGTAATAGCAGAAGGTGACGACGGCAATGACGTCCTAAACCTTTATGAAAAGCATCTACCAGATGTAGTATTAATGGATATTAATATGCCTACTAAAAATGGAGTAGAAGCAACAGGAGAATTATTAGAAAAATTCCCAGAAGCAAAAGTAATCATCCTATCTATCCATGACGATGAATCCTATGTATCACATGCATTAAAAACAGGTGCACTTGGATACATGTTAAAAGAAATGGATGCCAATGCCATTGTCTCAGCTATCAAAGTAGTAGCAAAAGGCGGATCATACCTACATCCAAAAGTAACACGTAACCTAGTAGCTGAATTCCGTCGCCTAAGCGAGCGCGAAAACAAAGGAAACTTCCATCAAACAGAAATTCGTCGTCCATTCCATTTACTAACAAAACGTGAATGTGAAGTACTACAATTACTAACAGATGGCCAAAGCAACCGCACAATCGGAGAAACACTATTCATCTCCGAAAAAACCGTGAAAAATCACGTATCCAGCATCCTTCAAAAAATGAACGTAAACGACCGTACCCAAGCCGTAGTAACCGGCATCAAAAACGGTTGGGTTGAAGTTCGCTAA
- a CDS encoding nuclease-related domain-containing protein, with the protein MESANRLYCCDRPMLYVLESKNISGRLYFNEELDEFYKEENGVETPFSNPYFQLMRHIRFMKEFLRKTLPQIKVTGAVIMTSKSCRIMQKPTHYPIYKLESMVERVTQMYNSCNSTSFSDGELMILEKLIRESRTTFVYSPLCEYYWIPSSEIRMGVECPSCGVFGMQRVHTTWRCMACRKSDRYAHISAV; encoded by the coding sequence TTGGAAAGTGCAAATCGACTGTATTGTTGTGACCGACCGATGTTGTATGTCCTCGAGTCGAAAAATATAAGTGGCCGCTTGTATTTTAATGAAGAACTTGATGAATTTTATAAGGAAGAAAATGGAGTAGAGACCCCCTTTTCTAATCCATATTTTCAATTGATGCGACATATTCGCTTCATGAAAGAATTTCTACGTAAGACCCTTCCACAGATTAAAGTGACTGGTGCTGTCATCATGACCTCTAAGTCCTGCCGCATTATGCAAAAGCCTACCCATTATCCCATATATAAGTTAGAGAGCATGGTTGAGAGAGTGACTCAGATGTACAATAGTTGTAATAGTACTAGTTTTTCGGATGGAGAGTTGATGATTCTTGAAAAGCTCATACGAGAGAGTAGAACTACTTTTGTGTATTCACCACTTTGCGAATATTATTGGATTCCTTCGAGTGAAATAAGGATGGGCGTGGAGTGTCCGAGTTGCGGAGTGTTCGGGATGCAGCGTGTACATACAACATGGCGTTGCATGGCTTGCAGAAAAAGTGATCGTTATGCACATATATCAGCGGTATGA
- a CDS encoding nuclear transport factor 2 family protein yields MKIFQTITLAAFALTLAACNSNEETNQNTNSAGDIAPTNTQVTTDHGAEDKSETNVGFELSGGNIEEATNVPEKEKTALIDSFTEYMESFNEEDIKRYMNTISKNPEGFNYDDEKIMVEKTFNDYDTIRTADNITIIKYDKSQAQVFSNIHTSLKQTDTGAKLDQNGRQVTVFVNEDDKWLVSSVYYIGETTE; encoded by the coding sequence ATGAAAATATTCCAAACGATTACACTCGCAGCCTTTGCACTAACGCTGGCAGCTTGCAATAGTAACGAAGAAACAAACCAAAACACGAATTCCGCAGGTGACATCGCTCCAACGAACACACAGGTCACAACAGATCATGGTGCGGAAGACAAAAGCGAAACCAATGTAGGCTTTGAATTGTCAGGTGGCAATATTGAAGAAGCGACTAATGTACCAGAAAAAGAAAAAACGGCATTAATCGATTCCTTCACCGAATACATGGAATCATTTAACGAAGAAGATATTAAGCGCTACATGAATACAATCTCCAAAAATCCTGAAGGCTTCAACTACGATGATGAAAAAATTATGGTTGAAAAAACCTTCAACGACTACGACACGATACGTACAGCGGATAACATCACCATCATCAAATACGACAAATCGCAAGCCCAAGTATTCTCCAATATTCACACTTCACTAAAGCAAACCGACACAGGCGCTAAGCTAGACCAAAACGGTCGCCAAGTAACTGTATTTGTCAACGAAGACGATAAATGGCTAGTCTCCAGTGTTTACTACATTGGCGAAACAACTGAATAA
- a CDS encoding DegV family protein, whose product MKTAIVTDSTAYIPKEIRDQLNIHMVPLSVVIGNNTYQEELDLGTTEFYDKIRNGGALPKTSQPALGKFIETYEQLAKEYDAVISIHLSSGISGTFAGAVQAGEMVDDIDVRTFDTELSCMVQGFYVLKAAEMAGSGATPDAIMQQLNNMKQTMRAYFMVDNLDHLHRGGRLNGFERVIGSVLQVKPILHFENKVIVPFEKVRTRKKAMKRISDMLQEDADQFNSVKATIIHANNENEAIAWKNELQATMPNVDFTISYFGPVIGTHLGEGSMGLGWYNNN is encoded by the coding sequence ATGAAGACAGCAATCGTAACCGACAGCACCGCATATATCCCGAAAGAAATTCGTGACCAACTGAATATTCATATGGTGCCGCTAAGCGTTGTCATCGGAAATAACACCTACCAAGAAGAACTAGACTTAGGCACCACAGAATTCTACGATAAAATCCGAAATGGTGGTGCTCTCCCAAAGACATCCCAGCCTGCTCTTGGAAAATTTATCGAAACATATGAACAACTAGCGAAAGAATACGATGCAGTTATCTCCATCCACTTATCAAGTGGCATCAGTGGAACATTTGCTGGAGCAGTACAAGCAGGAGAAATGGTAGACGACATCGATGTACGCACTTTCGACACAGAACTTTCCTGTATGGTCCAGGGCTTCTACGTACTAAAAGCCGCTGAAATGGCTGGGTCAGGTGCTACTCCAGACGCCATTATGCAACAGCTAAATAACATGAAACAAACGATGCGTGCATACTTCATGGTCGACAATCTAGACCATCTCCATCGCGGTGGAAGACTTAACGGCTTTGAGCGTGTTATTGGTTCAGTTCTGCAAGTTAAACCGATACTGCACTTCGAAAACAAAGTCATCGTTCCATTCGAAAAAGTCCGTACGCGCAAAAAAGCGATGAAACGTATATCGGACATGCTTCAGGAAGATGCTGACCAATTCAACAGCGTAAAAGCAACAATCATCCATGCAAACAACGAAAACGAAGCAATCGCATGGAAAAACGAACTCCAAGCAACAATGCCAAACGTAGATTTCACAATCAGCTATTTCGGTCCAGTGATTGGTACGCACCTTGGTGAAGGCTCGATGGGACTCGGTTGGTATAATAATAACTAA
- a CDS encoding DEAD/DEAH box helicase has translation MFAWSGQLTPLQQKASEELLSSVEQNQSHLVHAVCGAGKTELLFPAIFASLQAGKRVCVAAPRTDVILELFPRFQKVFPNTTIHALYGGAPDQQGFAELVLATTHQLYRFEQAFDVLFVDEADAFPYYADETLQQAVSKAAKQHAAIHYVTATPTKLLKTTNQSILTRRYHGQDLPVPRFDSLWGYARQLKKGKIPSKLQKWINEKIETKTPFLIFLPTIKMLENFPGELPRVHAEHPDRKELVMLLREKKIPGLLTTTILERGVTIENVHVAVVGAEQPIFTSSALIQISGRVGRSAQYPDGDIVFFHHGISIEMDKAQDAIEGWNRS, from the coding sequence ATGTTTGCATGGAGCGGCCAGCTAACTCCACTTCAACAAAAGGCAAGTGAAGAACTACTTTCAAGTGTCGAACAAAATCAGTCACACTTAGTCCACGCTGTATGTGGAGCAGGAAAAACAGAGCTCCTATTTCCAGCCATATTTGCAAGCTTACAGGCAGGGAAAAGGGTTTGCGTTGCCGCCCCGAGAACCGATGTTATTTTAGAGTTATTCCCTCGCTTTCAAAAAGTCTTCCCAAACACAACAATTCACGCACTGTACGGAGGTGCACCTGACCAACAAGGTTTTGCCGAATTAGTGCTCGCCACAACCCATCAACTCTATCGATTTGAACAAGCCTTCGACGTCCTATTCGTCGATGAAGCAGATGCTTTTCCCTATTACGCAGACGAAACACTCCAACAAGCAGTCTCAAAAGCCGCTAAACAACACGCTGCCATTCATTATGTAACAGCCACTCCTACTAAATTATTAAAAACAACCAACCAATCCATTCTCACAAGAAGATATCACGGCCAAGACCTTCCAGTACCACGATTCGATAGTCTCTGGGGATACGCAAGGCAACTGAAAAAAGGGAAAATCCCTTCTAAACTACAAAAGTGGATAAATGAAAAAATAGAAACGAAGACGCCTTTTCTCATCTTTCTCCCTACTATTAAAATGCTAGAAAACTTCCCAGGAGAGTTACCAAGAGTACATGCCGAGCATCCAGATAGGAAAGAACTAGTCATGCTATTACGAGAAAAGAAAATACCTGGCTTATTAACAACAACCATATTAGAACGAGGGGTAACGATTGAAAATGTCCATGTAGCCGTAGTCGGTGCAGAGCAACCGATTTTCACCTCCAGTGCGCTCATTCAAATAAGTGGACGAGTCGGTAGATCAGCGCAGTATCCAGATGGAGATATTGTGTTCTTTCACCATGGAATTAGTATAGAAATGGATAAAGCACAGGATGCGATAGAAGGGTGGAATCGTTCATGA
- a CDS encoding ComF family protein, whose amino-acid sequence MTCLICGASYQSTPTWSKLFLYELDSSTCSRCFDKFEISESTIDFTDFLGTPYEGAVDSVFCIYTYNEPMKEYLLQYKFLQDVALAKVFAPKLQQACQTKEGIVVPIAMHPEKLVLRTFAQVEELLNAAQISYQQLLIKTKSESQGKKTKRDRLKTTNLFDAFQTIEATNYILFDDIYTTGATIHQAAKILKDAGAKSVDAITLIKG is encoded by the coding sequence ATGACCTGCTTAATTTGCGGCGCTTCTTATCAATCTACGCCAACCTGGTCCAAGCTTTTTTTATACGAGCTAGACTCTTCTACTTGCTCAAGATGCTTCGATAAATTTGAAATATCAGAGTCGACCATTGATTTTACGGATTTTCTAGGAACTCCTTATGAAGGCGCAGTCGACTCAGTCTTTTGTATATACACCTACAATGAGCCAATGAAAGAATACTTACTCCAATATAAATTCCTGCAAGACGTTGCATTAGCAAAAGTATTTGCTCCCAAGCTGCAACAGGCATGTCAGACGAAGGAAGGTATTGTTGTCCCGATTGCCATGCATCCAGAAAAATTAGTACTACGCACTTTCGCACAAGTCGAGGAGCTGCTAAATGCAGCACAAATTTCTTATCAACAATTACTCATTAAAACTAAATCTGAATCTCAAGGTAAGAAAACAAAAAGGGACCGTTTAAAAACAACAAATCTGTTCGATGCATTCCAAACAATCGAGGCAACAAATTATATTTTATTCGACGACATTTACACTACAGGTGCAACCATTCACCAGGCAGCGAAGATTTTAAAGGATGCAGGTGCCAAAAGTGTCGACGCAATCACTTTAATAAAAGGCTAA
- a CDS encoding TIGR03826 family flagellar region protein, producing MGELKNCPSCGDFFNYTGLREVCNNCAMNEEKLYEVVYRFLRKRENRAATVERIVEATGVEESLLHKWVRKNRLQPAMFPNLGYPCDSCGKITQSGKLCKTCVDDLQSGLRQFDAAKEFREKVSERESGTYYSDNKKK from the coding sequence ATGGGTGAACTAAAAAATTGTCCGTCATGCGGCGACTTTTTTAACTATACGGGACTTAGAGAAGTATGTAACAATTGCGCAATGAACGAAGAAAAATTATACGAAGTAGTATACCGCTTCCTCCGTAAGCGCGAAAACCGTGCAGCAACTGTGGAGCGGATTGTAGAAGCAACCGGCGTGGAAGAGTCACTACTACATAAATGGGTACGCAAAAACCGTTTACAACCAGCCATGTTCCCAAACCTAGGCTATCCGTGCGACAGCTGTGGGAAAATCACACAATCAGGGAAACTATGCAAAACTTGCGTAGATGACTTACAATCTGGACTTCGCCAATTTGACGCAGCAAAAGAATTCCGAGAAAAAGTTTCCGAAAGAGAAAGTGGTACTTACTATTCAGATAACAAGAAGAAATAA
- the flgM gene encoding flagellar biosynthesis anti-sigma factor FlgM, giving the protein MKITNVGVNQINPYKRNQQQAEKVQNTTKTTADQLEISSAAKSMQTKSPVEVKQAERVAAIKADIDAGTYKVDAKKLASNILNYYRL; this is encoded by the coding sequence ATGAAAATCACAAATGTTGGTGTAAACCAGATTAATCCATACAAACGCAATCAACAGCAAGCTGAAAAAGTACAAAACACAACTAAAACTACTGCAGATCAGTTGGAAATATCGTCTGCTGCTAAAAGCATGCAAACAAAATCGCCTGTTGAAGTAAAACAAGCAGAACGAGTTGCCGCCATCAAAGCAGATATCGATGCAGGAACTTACAAAGTAGATGCAAAGAAACTAGCATCGAACATCCTAAATTACTATCGCCTATAA
- a CDS encoding flagellar protein FlgN, giving the protein MSIVNILQSLTKLDMFHKSLLEVAYKKTEAIKTGDMDSLNQLLKDEQAHVAGISQLEQQRQSEVTDYLRAKGIAPTDNPTVALVLENTNTVEEKAQLTKARNNLLLTLETLKHQNDLNQKLTLQSLQFVNLTLDALRPKPDQINYSRSEVQSPSKDKTYFDSQA; this is encoded by the coding sequence ATGTCCATCGTTAACATTTTGCAATCACTAACTAAACTAGATATGTTTCACAAAAGCTTGCTAGAGGTTGCATACAAAAAAACAGAAGCTATCAAAACGGGGGACATGGACAGTCTAAACCAGCTGCTCAAGGACGAGCAGGCACATGTAGCAGGCATTTCACAGCTAGAACAACAGCGTCAATCAGAGGTAACGGATTACCTTCGAGCAAAAGGAATTGCTCCTACTGACAATCCAACTGTTGCACTTGTCTTAGAAAATACCAACACAGTCGAAGAAAAAGCTCAGCTAACAAAAGCACGTAATAATCTATTACTAACATTAGAAACATTAAAACACCAAAATGATCTAAATCAAAAATTAACTTTGCAATCACTTCAATTTGTTAATTTAACACTAGATGCATTAAGACCAAAGCCAGACCAAATAAACTACTCGAGATCTGAAGTACAAAGTCCCTCAAAAGACAAAACCTACTTCGACTCACAAGCATAA
- the flgK gene encoding flagellar hook-associated protein FlgK, with translation MGSTFMGLETSKRGLYTQQSALYTTGHNISNANTLGYSRQRVNMEATLGYPGTGLNAPKIPGHLGTGVQAQSVQRIRDQFIDRQYRQETTKLGYWESRTNAISQMEDIMAEPSEFGLNTSLDQFWKSLQDLSTNPENAAARKVVVQRGIGVAESFNYINKQLSDIQGNIKNEILTSTDDINSILKQIASMNEQIQAIEPNGYMPNDLYDARDNLLDELSQYFPIEIEYTKSGGNSLAIAEGSVKVSIKTKTGSIEIINGKDAGKLTPNGMSKNDNFEPFNGFTLAGSGAVTGGPISYDDMELNKGKMLSLINSYGHGTDATNAEGYYPEMLAKLDKMANEFAKTFNAIHEKGHPLAGSADIADFFDVTNQGAAGIKVNADIIKNPGSIAASNSLGEEGNGAIAILLANMKSKILDGQDGNGDLDGATVQSFYQSMIGQLGVDGEQAARLAYNSATIKLTVENNRASVSSVSLDEEMTNMIIFQQAYNASARMITVVDETLDKIINGMGRVGL, from the coding sequence ATGGGCTCCACATTTATGGGACTAGAAACAAGTAAACGCGGACTTTACACGCAACAATCCGCACTGTATACAACCGGGCACAATATATCTAACGCTAACACATTAGGCTATTCGCGACAACGAGTTAACATGGAAGCGACATTAGGCTATCCTGGAACAGGTCTAAATGCTCCAAAAATCCCAGGTCATCTTGGTACGGGTGTGCAAGCACAATCTGTTCAAAGAATTCGTGATCAATTCATCGATCGTCAGTATCGTCAAGAAACGACGAAACTTGGGTATTGGGAATCACGAACTAATGCAATTTCACAAATGGAAGACATCATGGCGGAACCTTCCGAATTCGGATTAAACACTTCGTTAGATCAATTTTGGAAATCGCTTCAGGATTTAAGTACAAATCCTGAAAATGCAGCAGCTCGTAAAGTAGTTGTACAACGAGGAATTGGCGTAGCGGAATCCTTCAACTATATCAATAAGCAACTTTCAGATATTCAAGGAAACATTAAAAATGAAATTCTTACATCCACAGATGATATAAACTCTATTTTAAAGCAAATAGCTTCTATGAATGAACAAATACAAGCTATTGAACCGAATGGTTATATGCCGAACGATTTATATGATGCTCGTGATAACTTGCTTGATGAACTATCGCAATACTTCCCAATTGAAATTGAATATACAAAATCGGGTGGTAATTCATTAGCAATTGCTGAAGGATCTGTAAAAGTATCTATAAAAACAAAAACGGGAAGTATAGAAATAATCAACGGTAAAGATGCAGGTAAGCTTACCCCAAATGGAATGTCCAAAAATGATAACTTTGAACCTTTCAATGGCTTCACGCTAGCTGGAAGTGGTGCAGTTACGGGGGGACCAATATCATATGATGATATGGAACTAAACAAAGGTAAAATGTTATCTTTGATAAATTCATATGGGCATGGTACAGATGCCACTAATGCAGAAGGTTACTATCCTGAGATGCTAGCAAAATTAGATAAAATGGCTAATGAGTTTGCAAAAACCTTTAATGCTATTCATGAAAAGGGACACCCACTAGCTGGAAGTGCTGACATTGCGGATTTCTTTGACGTTACTAACCAAGGGGCAGCCGGTATAAAAGTCAATGCTGATATTATTAAAAACCCTGGAAGCATAGCTGCTTCGAATAGTTTAGGCGAAGAAGGAAACGGGGCAATTGCCATACTTCTAGCAAATATGAAGTCAAAGATTCTAGATGGACAAGACGGTAATGGAGATTTGGATGGAGCAACAGTTCAATCATTCTATCAATCTATGATTGGCCAACTTGGTGTAGATGGCGAACAAGCAGCAAGACTGGCTTATAATTCTGCGACTATCAAGTTAACTGTAGAAAATAATCGCGCGTCAGTCAGCTCCGTTTCTTTAGATGAAGAAATGACGAATATGATTATATTCCAACAAGCCTACAACGCATCTGCTCGAATGATTACAGTAGTCGATGAAACATTAGATAAAATTATCAACGGCATGGGTCGAGTAGGATTATAA